From the Kitasatospora viridis genome, one window contains:
- the fabG gene encoding 3-oxoacyl-[acyl-carrier-protein] reductase, protein MSRSVLVTGGNRGIGLAIAQAFAEAGDKVAITSRSGEVPEALAKYDVLAVRCDINDGAQVDAAFTEIEAQHGAPEIVVANAGITKDTLMLRMTEADFSSVIDTNLTGTFRVVKRASGKMLRARKGRIVLISSVVGLTGSPGQANYSASKAGLVGFARSLAREFGPRNITVNVVSPGFVDTDMTAVLSEERRKEIVSGVPLGRYAAPAEVASTVRFLASDEAAYITGAVIPVDGGLGMGH, encoded by the coding sequence GTGAGCCGGTCGGTTCTGGTCACCGGAGGCAACCGGGGCATCGGCCTCGCCATCGCCCAGGCGTTCGCCGAGGCGGGAGACAAGGTCGCGATCACCAGCCGCTCCGGCGAGGTGCCCGAGGCCCTGGCCAAGTACGACGTGCTGGCGGTTCGCTGCGACATCAACGACGGCGCCCAGGTGGACGCCGCCTTCACCGAGATCGAGGCGCAGCACGGCGCGCCCGAGATCGTGGTGGCCAACGCCGGCATCACCAAGGACACCCTGATGCTCCGGATGACCGAGGCCGACTTCTCCTCGGTGATCGACACCAACCTCACCGGCACCTTCCGGGTGGTCAAGCGGGCCTCGGGCAAGATGCTGCGGGCCCGCAAGGGCCGGATCGTGCTGATCTCCTCGGTGGTCGGCCTGACGGGCTCGCCCGGCCAGGCGAACTACTCGGCCTCCAAGGCCGGCCTGGTCGGGTTCGCCCGCTCGCTGGCCCGCGAGTTCGGTCCGCGCAACATCACCGTCAACGTGGTCTCCCCGGGCTTCGTGGACACGGACATGACCGCGGTGCTCAGCGAGGAGCGCCGCAAGGAGATCGTCTCGGGTGTGCCGCTCGGCCGTTACGCCGCGCCCGCCGAGGTCGCCTCCACCGTGCGGTTCCTCGCCTCCGACGAGGCCGCGTACATCACTGGTGCCGTCATTCCCGTGGACGGCGGATTGGGCATGGGTCACTGA
- a CDS encoding MBL fold metallo-hydrolase, whose translation MSEALPRTTRRGRLLTLTALAAGLGAAAWALRGLPGSFGRNPDGRDERIRNSPQYADGTFHNAPSELVRRSEPGRSVPDSLRRAVFEKNGRTPVRPVPLVRELPPATAAEGVAVTWFGHASALVEIEGSRVLLDPIWSERCSPLSRVGPRRLHPAPVPLAALPPVDVVLISHDHYDHLDMETVKRLVHSQSAPFAVPLGIGGHLRRWGVPEHRIIELDWDETCTLGDLHLTLTAAHHFSGRSFRRNSTLWGSWVVAGPNRRVFYTGDSGYFEGYAAIGAQHGPFDAALVQIGAYDAGWADIHMTPEDAVLAHRELGGGLLLPVHWCTFNLGLHPWAEPVERLLTEAKAHDVPVAVPRPGQRIDLDAPPELDSWWTGLA comes from the coding sequence ATGAGCGAGGCACTCCCCCGGACCACACGCCGGGGCCGGCTGCTCACCCTGACCGCACTGGCCGCCGGACTGGGCGCCGCGGCCTGGGCGCTGCGCGGCCTGCCCGGGTCCTTCGGCCGCAACCCGGACGGCCGGGACGAGCGGATCCGCAATTCCCCGCAGTACGCGGACGGCACCTTCCACAACGCACCCTCCGAGCTGGTCCGGCGGTCCGAGCCGGGCCGCTCGGTGCCGGACTCGCTGCGCCGGGCGGTCTTCGAGAAGAACGGCCGCACCCCGGTGCGCCCGGTCCCACTGGTCCGCGAGCTGCCGCCGGCCACCGCCGCCGAGGGCGTCGCGGTCACCTGGTTCGGGCACGCGAGCGCGCTGGTGGAGATCGAGGGCAGCCGGGTGCTGCTCGACCCGATCTGGAGCGAGCGCTGCTCGCCGCTGTCCCGGGTGGGCCCGCGCCGGCTGCACCCCGCACCGGTGCCGCTGGCCGCGCTGCCACCGGTGGACGTGGTGCTGATCTCGCACGACCACTACGACCACCTGGACATGGAGACGGTCAAGCGCCTGGTGCACAGCCAGTCCGCCCCGTTCGCCGTGCCGCTGGGCATCGGCGGCCACCTGCGCCGCTGGGGCGTGCCGGAGCACCGGATCATCGAGCTGGACTGGGACGAGACCTGCACGCTGGGCGACCTGCACCTGACGCTGACCGCCGCGCACCACTTCTCCGGCCGCTCGTTCCGGCGCAACTCCACCCTCTGGGGCTCCTGGGTGGTGGCCGGCCCGAACCGCCGGGTGTTCTACACCGGCGACTCCGGCTACTTCGAGGGCTACGCCGCGATCGGCGCCCAGCACGGCCCGTTCGACGCCGCGCTGGTGCAGATCGGCGCCTACGACGCCGGCTGGGCCGACATCCACATGACCCCGGAGGACGCCGTGCTGGCCCACCGGGAGCTGGGCGGCGGCCTGCTGCTGCCGGTGCACTGGTGCACCTTCAACCTGGGGCTGCACCCGTGGGCCGAGCCGGTCGAGCGGCTGCTCACCGAGGCCAAGGCGCACGACGTGCCGGTGGCGGTGCCGCGCCCGGGCCAGCGGATCGACCTGGACGCGCCGCCGGAGCTGGACTCCTGGTGGACCGGGCTGGCCTGA